A stretch of DNA from Gasterosteus aculeatus chromosome 7, fGasAcu3.hap1.1, whole genome shotgun sequence:
ctgcagttgtaggtgctgcagttgtagctggagctgttgtgggtgctgcagttgtaggtgcagccatTGTGattgctgcagttgtgggtgctgcagttgtgggtgcagcagttgtaggtgctgcagttgtagctggagctgttgtgggtgctgcagttgtaggtgcagctgttgtgggtgctgcagttgtaggtgcagctgttgtaggtggagctgttgtgggtgctgcagttgtaggtggagctgttgtgggtgctgcagttgtaggtggagctgttgtgggtcctgcagttgtgggtgctgcagttgtaggtggagctgttgtgggtgctgcagttgtgggtgcagcagttgtaggtgctgcagttgtagctggagctgttgtgggtgctgcagttgtaggtgcagctgttgtgggtgctgcagttgtaggtgcagccattgtgggtgctgcagttgtaggagctgcagttgtagctggagctgttgtgggtcctgcagttgtgggtgctgcagttgtaggtggagctgttgtgggtgctgcagttgtgggtgcagcagttgtaggtgctgccgttgtagctggagctgttgtgggtgctgcagttgtagctggagctgttgtgggtgctgcagttgtaggtgcagctgttgttggtgctgctgtcgtaggtgctgcagttgtagctggagcggTTGTGGGTGCTACAGTTGTAGGTTCacctgttgttggtgctgctgttgtatgtgctgcagttgtgggtgcagctgttgtgggtgctgcagttgtaggtgcagctgttgtgggttctACAGTTGTAGGTGTAGCTGTTgtaggggctgcagttgtaggtgctgcagttgtagctggagctgttgtgggtgttgcagttgtaggtgcagccattgtgggtgctgcagttgtgggtgctgcagttgtgggtgcagcagttgtaggtgctgcagttgtagctggagctgttgtgggtgctgaagttgtaggtgcagctgttgtgggtgctgcagttgtaggtgcagctgttgtaggtggagctgttgtgggtgttgcagttgtaggtggagctgttgtgggtgctgcagttgtaggtggagctgttgtgggtcctgcagttgtgggtgctgcagttgtaggtggagctgttgtgggtgctgcagttgtgggtgcagcagttgtaggtgctgcagttgtagctggagctgttgtgggtgctgcagttgtaggtgcagctgttgtgggtgctgctgttgtaggtggagctgttgtgggtgctgcagttgtaggtggagctgttatgggtcctgcagttgtgggtgcagctgttgtgggtgctgcagttgtgggtgcagcagttgtaggtgctgcagttgtaactggagctgttgtgggtactgcagttgtaggtgcagctgttgttggtgctgcagttgtaggtgcagctgttgtgggttctgcagttgtaggtgctgcagttgtagctggagctgttgtgggtgctgcagttgtaggtgcagctgttgtgggtgctgcagttgtaggtgcagccgttgtgggtgctgcagttgtagctggagctgttgtgggtgctgcagttgtaggtgcagctgttgttggtgctgctgttgtagatgctgcagttgtaggtggagctgttgtgggtcctacagttgtgggtgctgcagttgtaggtggagctgttgtgggtgctgcagttgtgggtgcagcagttgtaggtgctgcagttgtagctggagctgttgtgggtgctgcagttgtaggtgcagctgttgtgggtgctgcagttgtaggtgcagccattgtgggtgctgcagttgtaggagctgcagttgtagctggagctgttgttggtgctgctgttgtagctggagctgttgtgggtgctgcagttgtagctggagctgttgtgggtgctgcagttgtaggtgcagctgttgttggtgctgctgttgtaggtgctgcagttgtagctggagcggttgcgggtgctgcagttgtaggtgcagctgttgttggtgctgctgttgtatgtgctgcagttgtgggtgcagctgttgtgggtgctgcagttgtaggtgcagctgttgtaggggctgcagttgtaggtggagctgttgtgggcgctgctgttgtaggtgcagccattgtgggtgctgcagttgtaggtgctgcagttgtaggtgcagctgttgtgggtgctgcagttgtagctggagcggttgtgggtgctgcagttgtaggtgcagctgttgtaggggctgcagttgtaggtgctgcagttgcaggtgcagctgttgtgggcgCTGCTGTTGTAGGGGCTGCAGAtgtagttgctgcagttgtaggtggagctgttgtgggcgctgctgttgtaggtgctgcagttgtcggtgcggccgttgtgggtgctgcagttgtgagtgcagctgttgtaggtgctgcagttgtgggtgcagctgttgtaggggCTGCAGAtgtagttgctgcagttgtaggtggagctgttgtgggtgctgcagttgtaggtggtgctgttgtgggtcctgctgttgtaggtgcttcaGTTGTAAGTGGAGATGTTGTGGGtacagctgttgtaggtgctgcagttgtaggtgcagctgtcgTAGCtcctgcagttgtagctggagctgttgtgggtgctgcagttgtaggtgcagctgttgtaggggCTGCAGTTGCAGGTGTTGCAggtgtaggtggagctgttgtgggtgcagctgttgtgggtgctgcagttgtaggtgcagctgttgtgggtgcagctgttgtgggtgctgcagttgtaggtgcttcagttgtaggtggagatgttgtgggtgcagctgttgtaggtgcagctgttgtaggtgcagctgttgtagctcctgcagttgtagctggagctgttgtggtcgctgcagttgtaggtgcagctgttgtgggtgctgctgttgtaggtgctgcagttgtaggtggaactgttgtgggtgctgcagttgtagttgcagcGGTTGTGGGtcctgctgttgtaggtgctgcagttgtgggtgcagctgttgtgggtgcagctgttgtgggtgctgcagttgtaggtgcagctgttgtcggtgctgcagttgtgggtgcagctgttgtaggtgctggtGTTGTAGGAGCAACAGTTGTAGGTCCTGCAGTGGTTTGTGCTGCAGTGGTAGATATTAGTTTTGATTAGAAATATTGTATTAGATTTTGGCCAAAATTCCAGTTTTTCTCCTTCGGTTTCAAAGGAATTTGTCAGCTGTAATTGATGGACAAGTCATTCTAGCAGTGGAGTTTACATCAAACAACTTACCCGTTAGAAACAGTAACATGAATACTGTCTGTTTGAGATCCATGTTGTTTCCCACTGAATCTATAAACAAAATTACAAAGAGACATTCTCATTGATACATTATTTAAAACGTACGTATGCTCTTCGGTTATTACTGTACATAGTAttccgttttcttttttaacagtTAAAAATCCATGACTGCTGCAGACATGTCCATTCCTTAAAATAGTATGATTAGATGTAGAAACTTCAATACACAGAACTTTTCAATTTAATTCTTCACGTTATGAGTACTTGTAACAATTCTGTTAGGCGATGTCTTCTCATTACCACTGTGCATCACTTCTGTTCTTTATTACGCGTATATCTTGTTTAAATCCTTAACTGGAAAAAATACGAACAGAGTTTAGGGAAAGCCCCTGAGTTTGAGCGGCCGAATATGCATTCAATCTGACCTTCGAATCTATGGAAGCATTTTGAATCAAACTATGTTAGACCTTTTTTTGATACAGActtacacacatttaaaaccaaTGAGAACAATACATTGCAATGCTATGTTTGTAAGTTTCATGACGGACACAGTGATACTCGACATTCATACCAAAGCCAATGTAAGTGAATCACTGAGGAAAGCAGTTTTGATAGTACTAACGGCCATTGCATAGTCCTCAGTCACACAGTTTCTTGTGTCGCTGAAACTCATTACATTATAACTTTAtttttgtgtaaaataacaTTTCCATAAAGCGTCATTATTGTAGTTCAGCTGAATGCACATTAACCTTAACAAAGGGATTTCTCACAGCGCTGTACGTTCTACCCTGtcatttctccctctctcaccacCCAATCAGTTCAGTCTCTACCTGCTAGTCACATTCACCTTGTCAACCCAATCACACTCACCTATCTACCCTATTCACTCCCTTCAGTATTTAAACCCCAGTCACTCACTCATTTGCTGCCAGGTCGCTCTCACTTTTTCCAACCTTTCTACTGCGACAGTAGTTGGTTTATTAACTGTGTCTGGATTTGCTAGCGTAGTATCAAAGTATGATAGAAAACCAgtataattgttggaatgcattaacgatgcattccaagtattgttcttcgaatctttatttgttggaatgcattaacgatgcattccaagtattgttcttcgaatctttatttccgacttattgttggaatgcattgagatgcattccaagtattgttcttcgaatctttattcttcatcttctatttcttccgcggcacctttcaactccttcacactttcagctattaaaaccgttcaaatattaaaatgttcagctcctttctggcttgagggctatgacttttcagctttctacctcttatgcttgaatttatataaatcaataatcattaatattttaacatggttttcaaatggagtttgctttcaaatcctcctaaacttcttcaactttcagatttttcagcttcgcaaatctttcagctacagacaccatttaaactttcaaatgttgacacaggtctaaactattttatgaaaaaaactgcttgtggatatctattgtacttttttcataatcactgattatgtttcactagtttttcgctccgtttctgacttttacatgagtgtgtattgcgtctgctacagtggagagctcgacggctagagtgtggggcatcgcaggaatctggttaaaaaaatatggaacttctgtccttgcagccaaagtatacactctagaggcttcatttcttcagattaatgagggtatggttgtgctgattggattaatgtgttcatggaatcccagagttttttagttttggcgcaaggagtgtttgagtgacacaacctctgccaaaagccccataggctccaatacaaatctgccgacatatttctcacaaaaatccacaaggtacacgttctgtcaacggccataggagccgtattcattaccggacagacataaaaacacatccacgcgttcggtagagtcttgggtctcatacaaacgccgtattttttagatagctgttatagttttgcgctggttctcatttgtttgaggtgtggattctgtgtaactcgctgtcctgtgtctgcacttttgcagccgcacaggtgcgtcgttgtcgtggttacgagcactcacacgctgcaggatctgtctgtgactcacagctgctccttgtgacctgattagtggagtcacatgacgcagctatgctttctgtcaacagaccaatatgataaagacactcgccccccctcccccctccaccctgacctctacttactgttaatcactctcagtcagtcagtctgtctatttctcctcccctctccctctcttcctcaccaccattcccttcctcaccctctcaccctccctccctctatctacacccccccaccccacccaatgcaataggtgcgccgttgccgtggttactcgtaaacacgctgcagtatctctgtgtgtgactcacagctgctccaatgacctgattagtggagtcacatgacgcagctatgctttctgtcaacagaccaatatgataaagacactcgccccccctcccccctccaccctgacctcttctcactgttaatcactcagtcagtcagtatgtctgtctatttctcctcctctctctctccctctatctcttcctcaccacccctcccttcctcaccctctcaccctccctccctctatctacacccccccaacccacccaatccaataatttcaaaataaaagccacatggagggaatttttactgtaatgtttgtgatgaggcctattaattaaaaacttcttagtttgaataacaaacattctgtctcccactacgaatattactcgtacttctagtactacaactgatacttctactaccatactactagtatttctactgctattaatactacaactactactaatgttattacaaatacgactatggctaatagtattacagctgtttctactgctattgatactaaacctactattactgctagtactactaataccacaattataactaatactactactaatattactacaaacaattttaaacaaatttaagctcctgcaacttctgtttttagaaaatctattgaaattcagcttccccacttcctgtattttcagcagttctttaaaataatttcagctattcttatgcctctatcaacagcaatttttcaatattcatttctgtatttttttgcaatatttcaaatttatttcagctgttttcatttctgctttttcagcaaatctattgaaattcctttcagcttctcccatttctgtattttcagcaatttcaaattcatttcagcttttctaatatctataatttcagcaaatgtattcaaattcccttcaactttctgtattttcagctattttaaaaagttcatttcagctttcagctttttgcattccaacgcattttcagcaggaaatgcattttctagttattgttggaatgcattaacgatgcattccaagtattgttcttcgaatctttatttccgacttattattattctatttcttccgcgcgacctttcaactccttcacattttcagctatttaaaccgttcaaatattaaaatgttcagctcctttctggctttaaggctatgacttttcagctttctaccacttatgcttgaatttatataaatcaataatcataaatattttaacatggttttccaatggaaattgttttcaaatcctccttaaacttcttcaactttcagacttttcagcttccccaatctttcagctacagacaccatttcaactttcaaatgttgacacaggtttcaactattttatgaaaaaaactgcttcttgatatctattgtacttttttcataatcactgattatgtttcactagtttttcgctccgtttctgacttttacatgagtgtgtattgcgtctgctagagtggagagctcgcgggctagagtgtggggcatcgcaggaatctggttaaaaaaatatggaacttctgtccttgcagccaaagtatacactctagaggcttcatttcttcagattaatgagggtatggttgtgctgattggattaatgtgttcatggaatcccagagttttttagttttggcgcaaggagtgtttgagtgacacaacctctgccaaaagccccataggctccaatacaaatctgccgacatatttctcacaaaaatccacaaggtacacgttttgtaaacggccataggagccgtatttattaccggacagacataaaaagcacatccacgcgttcggtagagtcttgggtctcatacaaacgccgtattttttagatagctgttatagttttgcgctggttctcatttgtgtgaggtgtggattctgtgtaacttgctgccatgtctctgcattttgcagccgttaatgagcacaggtgcgccgttgtcgtggttacgagcactcacacgctgcaggatctgtctgtggctcacagctgctccttgtgacctgattagtggagtcacatgacgcagctatgctttctgtcaacagaccaatatgataaagacactagccccccctcccccctccaccctgacctctacttactgttaatcactctcagtcagtcagtcagtctaattctcctcccctctccctctcttcctcaccaccattcccttcctcaccctctcaccctccctccctctatctacacccccccaccccacccaatccaataggtgcgccgttgccgtggttactcgtaaacacgctgcagtatctctgtgtgtgactcacagctgctccaatgacgtgattagtggagtcacatgacgcagctatgctttctgtcaacagaccaatatgataaagacactagcccccctcccccctccaccctgacctctacttactgttaatcactctcagtcagtcagtcagtctaattctcctcccctctccctctcttcctcaccaccattcccttcctcaccctctcaccctccctccctctatctacacccccccaccccacccaatccaataggtgcgccgttgccgtggttactcgtaaacacgctgcagtatctctgtgtgtgactcacagctgctccaatgacgtgattagtggagtcacatgacacagctatgctttctgtcaacagaccaatatgataaagacactcgccccccctcccccctccaccctgacctcttctcactgttaatcactcagtcagtcagtatgtctgtctatttctcctcctctctctctccctctatctcttcctcaccacccctcccttcctcaccctctcaccctccctccctctatctacacccccccaacccacccaatccaataatttcaaaataaaagccacatggagggaatttttactgtaatgtttgtgatgaggcctattaattaaaaacttcttagtttgaataacaaacattctgtctcccactacgaatattactcgtacttctagtactacaactgatacttctactaccatactactagtatttctactgctattaatactacaactactactaatgttattacaaatactactatggctaatagtattacagctgtttctactgctattgatactaaacctactattactgcttatactgctagtactactaataccacaattataactaatactactactaatattactacaaacaattttaaacaaatttaagctcctgcaacttctgtttttagaaaatctattgaaattcagcttccccactttctgtattttcagcagttctttaaaataatttaagctattcttatgcctctatcaacagcaatgttttaatattcatttctgtatttttttgcaatatttcaaatttatttcagctgttttcatttctgctttttcagcaaatctattgaaattcctttcagcttctcccatttctgtattttcagcaatttcaaattcatttcagcttttcagcaaatgtattcaaattcccttcaactttctgtattttcagctatttttaaatattcagtgcagctttcagctttttgcattccaacgcattttcagcaggaaatgccttttctagttattctatttcttccgcgcgacctttcaactccttcacattttcagctatttaaaccgttcaaatattaaaatgttcagctcctttctggctttaaggctatgacttttaagctttctaccacttatgcttgaatttatataaatcaataatcataaatattttaacatggttttccaatggaaattgttttcaaatcctccttaaacttcttcaactttcagacttttcagcttccccaatctttcagctacagacaccatttaaactttcaaatgttgacacaagtctcaactattttatgaaaaaaactgcttcttgatatctattgtacttttttcataatcactgattatgtttcactagttcttcgctccgtttctgacttttacatgagtgtgtattgcgtctgccaGAGTGgagacctcgcaggctagagtgtggggcagcgcgaaaatctggttaaacaaatatggaacttctgtccttgcagccaaagtatacactctagaggcttcatttcttcagattaatgagggtatggttgtgctgattggattaatgtgttcatggaatcccagagttctttagttttggcgcaaggagtgtttgagtgacacaacctctgccaaaagccccataggctccaatacaaatctgccgacatatttctcacaaaaatccacaaggtacacgttttgtcaacggccataggagccgtatttattaccggacagacataaaacacacatccacgcgttcggtagagtcttgtgtctcatacaaacgccgtattttttagatagctgttatagttttgcgctggttttcatttgtttgaggtgtggattctgtgtaacttgctgccatgtctctgcctttttgcagcagctcgttaatgagcacaggtgcgtcgttgtcgtggttacgagcactcacatgctgcaggatctgtctgtgactcacagctgcttatatgacctgattagtggagtcacatgacgcagctatgctttctgtcaacagaccaatatgataaagacactagcccccctcccccctccaccctgacctctacttactgttaatcactctcagtcagtcagtcagtctaattctcctcccctctccctctctatctcttcctcaccaccattcccttcctcaccctctcaccctccctccctctatctacacccccccaccccacccaatccaataggtgcgccgttgccgtggttactcgtaaacacgctgcagtatctctgtgtgtgactcacagctgctccaatgacctgattagtggagtcacatgacgcagctatgctttctgtcaacagaccaatatgataaagacactcgccccccctcccccctccaccctgacctcttctcactgttaatcactcagtcagtcagtatgtctgtctatttctcctcctctctctctccctctatctcttcctcaccacccctcccttcctcaccctctcaccctccctccctctatctacacccccccaacccacccaatccaataatttcaaaataaaagccacatggagggaatttttactgtaatgtttgtgatg
This window harbors:
- the LOC144410307 gene encoding uncharacterized protein LOC144410307; translated protein: MRMSLCNFVYRFSGKQHGSQTDSIHVTVSNGTNHCRTYNCCSYNTSTYNSCTHNCSTDNSCTYNCSTHNSCTHNSCTHNCSTYNSRTHNRCNYNCSTHNSSTYNCSTYNSSTHNSCTYNCSDHNSSSYNCRSYNSCTYNSCTYNSCTHNISTYN